The following proteins are co-located in the Athene noctua chromosome 16, bAthNoc1.hap1.1, whole genome shotgun sequence genome:
- the WFDC3 gene encoding WAP four-disulfide core domain protein 3 isoform X1 gives MRPGLFLFLLLLAPPGPPGCCRPASGSRLPGKFGECPPPSRTPLMPCERLCSSDGDCPGSERCCSTGCGRGCRLPPGAKRGFCPRLDPDTATPCPAECGSDRACRGSEKCCSRGCLVRCVQAVPAKPGACPRRRVLHTFAPCNNSCHDDTDCPRRQKCCFTGCGLGCLSPEGATAAPLLPTVPRHRRDPAASAGPASPGGICHLPPAPGPCRGRFPRYAYSPATGTCRPFIYSGCGGNPNNFRTVEECQWVCQRPGRAEE, from the exons atGAGGCCGGGGCTGttcctgttcctgctgctgctggcccccccgggcccccccggctgCTGCCGGCCGGCCTCGGGGAGCCGCCTCCCAG GAAAGTTCGGCGAGTGCCCCCCGCCCTCCAGGACCCCGCTGATGCCCTGTGAGCGCTTGTGCTCCTCGGACGGCGACTGCCCGGGCAGCGAGCGCTGCTGCAGCACCGGCTGCGGGCGGGGGTGCCGGCTGCCCCCGGGAG CCAAGAGGGGCTTCTGCCCGCGGCTGGACCCCGACACGGCGACCCCCTGCCCGGCGGAGTGCGGCAGCGACCGGGCGTGCCGGGGCAGCGAGAAGTGCTGCAGCAGGGGCTGCCTCGTCCGCTGCGTGCAGGCGGTGCCAg CCAAGCCGGGCGCCTGCCCCAGGAGGAGGGTGCTGCACACCTTCGCGCCCTGCAACAACTCCTGCCACGACGACACCGACTGTCCCCGCCGCCAGAAGTGCTGCTTCACGGGCTGCGGCCTCGGCTGCCTGTCCCCGGAGGGGGCaaccgcggccccgctcctgcccaccGTTCCCCGCCACCGCCGGGACCCCGCTGCCTCCGCCGGCCCCGCGTCCCCGGGTGGCATCTGTCACCTCCCGCCCGCGCCTGGCCCGTGCAGGGGACGGTTCCCTCGCTACGCCTACAGCCCCGCCACGGGGACCTGCCGGCCCTTCATCTACAGCGGCTGCGGGGGGAACCCCAACAACTTCAGGACGGTGGAGGAGTGCCAGTGGGTCTGCCAGCGCCCGG GGAGAGCTGAGGAGTGA
- the WFDC3 gene encoding WAP four-disulfide core domain protein 3 isoform X2 encodes MRPGLFLFLLLLAPPGPPGCCRPASGSRLPGKFGECPPPSRTPLMPCERLCSSDGDCPGSERCCSTGCGRGCRLPPGAKPGACPRRRVLHTFAPCNNSCHDDTDCPRRQKCCFTGCGLGCLSPEGATAAPLLPTVPRHRRDPAASAGPASPGGICHLPPAPGPCRGRFPRYAYSPATGTCRPFIYSGCGGNPNNFRTVEECQWVCQRPGRAEE; translated from the exons atGAGGCCGGGGCTGttcctgttcctgctgctgctggcccccccgggcccccccggctgCTGCCGGCCGGCCTCGGGGAGCCGCCTCCCAG GAAAGTTCGGCGAGTGCCCCCCGCCCTCCAGGACCCCGCTGATGCCCTGTGAGCGCTTGTGCTCCTCGGACGGCGACTGCCCGGGCAGCGAGCGCTGCTGCAGCACCGGCTGCGGGCGGGGGTGCCGGCTGCCCCCGGGAG CCAAGCCGGGCGCCTGCCCCAGGAGGAGGGTGCTGCACACCTTCGCGCCCTGCAACAACTCCTGCCACGACGACACCGACTGTCCCCGCCGCCAGAAGTGCTGCTTCACGGGCTGCGGCCTCGGCTGCCTGTCCCCGGAGGGGGCaaccgcggccccgctcctgcccaccGTTCCCCGCCACCGCCGGGACCCCGCTGCCTCCGCCGGCCCCGCGTCCCCGGGTGGCATCTGTCACCTCCCGCCCGCGCCTGGCCCGTGCAGGGGACGGTTCCCTCGCTACGCCTACAGCCCCGCCACGGGGACCTGCCGGCCCTTCATCTACAGCGGCTGCGGGGGGAACCCCAACAACTTCAGGACGGTGGAGGAGTGCCAGTGGGTCTGCCAGCGCCCGG GGAGAGCTGAGGAGTGA
- the LOC141967048 gene encoding WAP four-disulfide core domain protein 2-like: protein MPTARSVLVLAGLLALWAELPPASAQNVTTKAGVCPEPATEAANCTVGCQSDGDCESTLKCCPAACGKACQKPDEKPGTCPPVSPGIPMLGVCTNQCKTDSNCSGSQKCCRNGCGKVSCVTPLH from the exons ATGCCCACGGCCCGCAGCGTGCTCGTCCTGGCAGGGCTCCTGGCTCTCTGGGCAGAGCTGCCTCCAGCATCCGCCCAGAATGTCACCA CGAAAGCCGGCGTGTGCCCGGAGCCTGCGACGGAAGCAGCGAACTGCACGGTGGGGTGCCAGTCCGATGGCGACTGCGAGAGCACCCTCAAGTGCTGCCCGGCGGCCTGTGGCAAGGCCTGCCAGAAGCCCGATG AGAAGCCCGGCACCTGCCCGCCCGTCAGCCCGGGGATCCCCATGCTGGGCGTCTGCACGAACCAGTGCAAGACGGACTCCAACTGCTCCGGCAGCCAGAAGTGCTGCAGGAACGGCTGCGGCAAGGTCTCCTGCGTGACGCCCCTGCACTGA
- the DNTTIP1 gene encoding deoxynucleotidyltransferase terminal-interacting protein 1 isoform X1 has product MGAARDAEQQPGPPGEEGPDGAEEQLVSTSPWNIMIKHRQVQRRGRRSQMTTSFTDPAVSMDLLRAVLQPSINEEIRGVFNKYMKFFQKAAINVRDNVGEEVDPEQLIQETCRSCLEQAKLLFSDGKKVVPRLPHEQAVPKRARQMEEELNRRGSPIPKKRKGRPPGQSLSNDRGVSGMTAWKLKVSEPMRRDGPKWDPSRLTETTTFVLGSRANKALGMGGTRGRLYIKHPHLFKYAADPQDKHWLAEQQHMRATGGKMAYLLIEEDIRDLAASDDYRDSVDLRLEELKPFVPPAWMTEKMQKHMETLRRGGDVPPPEGPPEP; this is encoded by the exons ATGGGCGCCGCCCGCGATGCGGAGCAGCAGCCGGGGCCGCCGGGCGAGGAGGGCCCGGACGGCGCCGAGGAGCAGCTGGTCAGCACG AGCCCCTGGAACATCATGATCAAGCACCGGCAGGTGCAGCGGCGCGGCCGGCGCTCCCAGATGACCACCAG CTTCACGGACCCGGCCGTGTCCATGGACCTGCTGCGAGCCGTCCTGCAGCCCAGCATCAACGAGGAGATCCGGGGCGTCTTCAACAAGTACATGAAG TTTTTCCAGAAGGCAGCGATCAACGTGCGCGATAACGTCGGGGAGGAGGTGGACCCGGAGCAGCTCATCCAGGAGACGTGTCGGAGCTGTCTGGAGCAG GCCAAGCTGCTGTTCTCCGATGGCAAAAAGGTTGTTCCCAGGTTGCCCCATGAGCAGGCAGTACCAAAG CGTGCCCGACAGATGGAGGAGGAGCTGAACCGTCGAGGGAGCCCCATTCCCAAAAAG AGAAAGGGGCGGCCTCCAGGACAGAGCCTGTCGAACGATCGCGGGGTCTCGGGCATGACTGC GTGGAAGCTCAAAGTTTCTGAGCCCATGAGAAGGGATGGACCAAAG TGGGATCCATCCCGACTGACTGAAACCACAACCTTTGTGCTGGGATCTCGAGCAAACAA AGCTCTCGGGATGGGAGGAACAAGAGGCCGACTCTACATCAAGCATCCCCACCTCTTTAAG TACGCAGCCGACCCGCAGGATAAGCactggctggcagagcagcagcacatgaGGGCCACAGGGGGCAAGATG GCCTACCTCCTCATCGAAGAGGACATTCGGGACTTGGCTGCCAGCGACGATTACAG ggactcCGTGGAcctgcggctggaggagctgaagCCCTTCGTCCCGCCCGCCTGGATGACGGAGAAGATGCAGAAGCACATGGAGACGCTCCGCCGCGGGGGGGATGTCCCGCCCCCCGAGGGCCCCCCCGAACCCTGA
- the DNTTIP1 gene encoding deoxynucleotidyltransferase terminal-interacting protein 1 isoform X2 produces MGAARDAEQQPGPPGEEGPDGAEEQLVSTSPWNIMIKHRQVQRRGRRSQMTTSFTDPAVSMDLLRAVLQPSINEEIRGVFNKYMKFFQKAAINVRDNVGEEVDPEQLIQETCRSCLEQAKLLFSDGKKVVPRLPHEQAVPKRARQMEEELNRRGSPIPKKRKGRPPGQSLSNDRGVSGMTAWKLKVSEPMRRDGPKWDPSRLTETTTFVLGSRANKALGMGGTRGRLYIKHPHLFKAYLLIEEDIRDLAASDDYRDSVDLRLEELKPFVPPAWMTEKMQKHMETLRRGGDVPPPEGPPEP; encoded by the exons ATGGGCGCCGCCCGCGATGCGGAGCAGCAGCCGGGGCCGCCGGGCGAGGAGGGCCCGGACGGCGCCGAGGAGCAGCTGGTCAGCACG AGCCCCTGGAACATCATGATCAAGCACCGGCAGGTGCAGCGGCGCGGCCGGCGCTCCCAGATGACCACCAG CTTCACGGACCCGGCCGTGTCCATGGACCTGCTGCGAGCCGTCCTGCAGCCCAGCATCAACGAGGAGATCCGGGGCGTCTTCAACAAGTACATGAAG TTTTTCCAGAAGGCAGCGATCAACGTGCGCGATAACGTCGGGGAGGAGGTGGACCCGGAGCAGCTCATCCAGGAGACGTGTCGGAGCTGTCTGGAGCAG GCCAAGCTGCTGTTCTCCGATGGCAAAAAGGTTGTTCCCAGGTTGCCCCATGAGCAGGCAGTACCAAAG CGTGCCCGACAGATGGAGGAGGAGCTGAACCGTCGAGGGAGCCCCATTCCCAAAAAG AGAAAGGGGCGGCCTCCAGGACAGAGCCTGTCGAACGATCGCGGGGTCTCGGGCATGACTGC GTGGAAGCTCAAAGTTTCTGAGCCCATGAGAAGGGATGGACCAAAG TGGGATCCATCCCGACTGACTGAAACCACAACCTTTGTGCTGGGATCTCGAGCAAACAA AGCTCTCGGGATGGGAGGAACAAGAGGCCGACTCTACATCAAGCATCCCCACCTCTTTAAG GCCTACCTCCTCATCGAAGAGGACATTCGGGACTTGGCTGCCAGCGACGATTACAG ggactcCGTGGAcctgcggctggaggagctgaagCCCTTCGTCCCGCCCGCCTGGATGACGGAGAAGATGCAGAAGCACATGGAGACGCTCCGCCGCGGGGGGGATGTCCCGCCCCCCGAGGGCCCCCCCGAACCCTGA
- the UBE2C gene encoding ubiquitin-conjugating enzyme E2 C isoform X1: protein MASQNADPAALSSAAARKAAEAGATAARGSVGKRLQQELMALMMSGDKGISAFPESDNLFKWIGTIDGAAGTAYEELRYKLSLEFPSGYPYTAPTVRFLTPCYHPNVDTQGNICLDILKDKWSALYDVRTILLSIQSLLAEPNIESPLNTHAAELWKNQTAYKKYVRETFAKQAKSQET from the exons ATGGCCTCGCAGAACGCCGACCCCGCCGCCCTGTCCAGCGCAGCCGCTCGCAAAGCGGCCGAGGCGGGGGCCACAGCGGCCCGCGGCTCGGTGGGGAAGAG gctgcagcaggagctgatgGCGCTCATG ATGTCCGGTGACAAAGGCATCTCCGCCTTCCCCGAGTCCGACAACCTCTTCAAGTGGATCGGGACCATCGACGGCGCCGCCGGCACG GCCTACGAGGAGCTGCGGTACAAGCTGTCGCTGGAGTTCCCCAGCGGGTACCCCTACACCGCACCCACCGTGCGCTTCCTGACGCCCTGCTACCACCCCAACGTCGACACCCAGGGCAACATCTGCCTCGACATCCTCAAGGACAAGTGGTCGGCGCTCTACGACGTCCGCACCATCCTGCTCTCCATCCAGAGCCTGCTGGCAG AGCCGAACATCGAGAGCCCCCTGAACACACACGCTGCCGAGCTCTGGAAGAATCAAACCG CCTACAAGAAGTATGTGCGGGAGACGTTCGCCAAGCAGGCCAAGAGCCAGGAAACCTga
- the UBE2C gene encoding ubiquitin-conjugating enzyme E2 C isoform X2, producing the protein MASQNADPAALSSAAARKAAEAGATAARGSVGKRLQQELMALMAYEELRYKLSLEFPSGYPYTAPTVRFLTPCYHPNVDTQGNICLDILKDKWSALYDVRTILLSIQSLLAEPNIESPLNTHAAELWKNQTAYKKYVRETFAKQAKSQET; encoded by the exons ATGGCCTCGCAGAACGCCGACCCCGCCGCCCTGTCCAGCGCAGCCGCTCGCAAAGCGGCCGAGGCGGGGGCCACAGCGGCCCGCGGCTCGGTGGGGAAGAG gctgcagcaggagctgatgGCGCTCATG GCCTACGAGGAGCTGCGGTACAAGCTGTCGCTGGAGTTCCCCAGCGGGTACCCCTACACCGCACCCACCGTGCGCTTCCTGACGCCCTGCTACCACCCCAACGTCGACACCCAGGGCAACATCTGCCTCGACATCCTCAAGGACAAGTGGTCGGCGCTCTACGACGTCCGCACCATCCTGCTCTCCATCCAGAGCCTGCTGGCAG AGCCGAACATCGAGAGCCCCCTGAACACACACGCTGCCGAGCTCTGGAAGAATCAAACCG CCTACAAGAAGTATGTGCGGGAGACGTTCGCCAAGCAGGCCAAGAGCCAGGAAACCTga
- the LOC141966922 gene encoding regulator of G-protein signaling 9-binding protein-like: MAPGRGDMCRARGAAGTCAMAQAALCKAMAGHRQLVLQLGGSADGPRLREERCRRSAEACELSTGLRQALLGGLRQGPASPEERRELERLWVLFLSALELFLQDLRRAHHLCQLFSAQGGGTAPLRTGLGGWGPPSRKGSRRGGGPTQPPATPCLEEEIEQVRATLAEMESGANIPLWTVEATQPAGTGSTAAPAAGAARGGSHSGHCCSVL; encoded by the exons ATGGCACCGGGGAGAGGGGACATGTGCCGCGCACGGGGGGCAGCAGGGACGTGTGCGATGGCACAGGCCGCCCTCTGCAAGGCCATGGCCGGGCACCGGCAGCTGGTGCTGCAGCTCGGGGGCAGCGCCGACGGCCCCCGGCTGCGGGAGGAGCGGTGCAGGAGGAGCGCGGAGGCGTGCGAGCTCAGCACCG GGCTGCGGCAGGcgctgctgggggggctgcggcagGGGCCGGCGAGCCCCGAGGAGCGGCGGGAGCTGGAGCGGCTGTGGGTGCTTTTCCTCTCCGCCCTGGAGCTCTTCCTGCAGGACCTGCGCCGAGCCCACCACCTCTGCCAGCTCTTCTCCGCGCAGGGGGGCGGCACGGCCCCGCTGCGCAccgggctggggggctgggggccgcccAGCCGCAAAGGGAGCCGGCGAGGGGGGGGCCCCACGCAGCCCCCGGCCACCCCGTGCCTGGAGGAGGAGATCGAGCAGGTGAGGGCCACGCTGGCCGAGATGGAGAGCGGAGCCAACATCCCGCTCTGGACCGTGGAGGCCACGCAGCCGgcggggacaggcagcactgcaGCCCCCGCAGCTGGGGCGGCTCGGGGGGGGTCTCACTCTGGGCACTGCTGCAGTGTCCTCTGA
- the TNNC2 gene encoding troponin C, skeletal muscle, whose protein sequence is MPSMTDQQAEARAFLSEEMIAEFKAAFDMFDADGGGDISTKELGTVMRMLGQNPTKEELDAIIEEVDEDGSGTIDFEEFLVMMVRQMKEDAKGKSEEELANCFRIFDRNADGFIDIEELGEILRATGEHVTEEDIEDLMKDSDKNNDGRIDFDEFLKMMEGVQ, encoded by the exons atGCCTTCAATG ACAGACCAGCAGGCCGAGGCCCGCGCCTTCCTCAGCGAGGAGATGATCGCGG AGTTCAAGGCCGCCTTCGACATGTTCGATGCGGATGGCGGCGGGGACATCAGCACCAAGGAGCTGGGGACGGTGATGAGGATGCTGGGCCAGAACCCCACCAAGGAGGAGCTGGACGCCATCATAGAGGAGGTGGATGAGGATG GCAGTGGCACCATCGACTTCGAGGAGTTCCTGGTGATGATGGTGCGCCAGATGAAAGAGGACGCCAAGGGCAAGTCTGAGGAAGAGTTGGCCAACTGCTTCCGTATCTTCGACCG GAACGCGGACGGGTTCATCGACATTGAGGAGCTGGGCGAGATCCTGAGGGCCACCGGGGAGCACGTCACCGAGGAGGACATAGAGGACCTGATGAAGGACTCGGACAAGAACAACGATGGCCGCATTGACTTTGACG AGTTCCTGAAGATGATGGAGGGTGTGCAGTAA